The DNA sequence CGATCTCGGCGCGTCGCGCCTCGGGTGTGAGTCTGCGTGCCATCGTGCCTCCCTCGTCCGGATCGGGATTTTGCGTCTCCTCACCGTATCGCGTATAGTCCCGCTATCTTACAGCTGTTAGATAACGGGGTTCGACATCTCGTCTCGACAGCCACCACCCACCGCACGGGACATCGCCGTCCCGAGCTCTCACCCGAAGGGCAGCGCACGTGTCAAGCAATGAAGCAGCACCTGCATCCACCACTGAGGCTCCTGCCGTGAAGCCGGGCAGGCCGAACCGACCCGCGTACCTGACCACTCGCCTGGAGCGCACCTCGTACAACTCGTTCTGGTTCGGCCAGAACCTGACGTTCATCCTGGTGTCGACGTTCCTCGCCGTCTTCTACACGACCTCCCTCGGCATCCCCGCCGTCGTGGTCGGCACGATCTTCCTCGTCGCCCGACTCTGGGACGCCGCGGTCGACCCGATCCTCGCCACGGTCATCGAGCGCACCAGGCTGCGCGGCGGCAAGTTCAAGCCGTGGGTCAAACTGGCCGCGATCACCGTGCCCGTCATGACGGTGCTGTGCTTCGGCTTCCAGGACCAGCTCGGCCACGCCGACCTCGGCGTGCGGATCGCCTACGGCTTCGTGACCTACCTGATCTGGGGAACGATCTTCGCGGCCTCCGACGGACCGGGCTACGCCCTCTCGACGGTGATGACACCGGAGCCGTCCGAGCGCAACCTGATCCTGACCAACAACCACGTCACCGGCCTGCTCGGCATCCTGGTCGGCATCGCGATCATCCCGCAGCTGCAGACCGTCACGCACGGCAACTGGTTCATCACCTCGGCCATCATCTCCGGGCTCGCCCTGCTGGCGATGCTGCCGATCCGGGTCGCCAAGGAGCGCGTGCAGCTGCCGCGCACCGAACGTCCGACCATCCGTCAGATCTGGAAGTCCGCCGGCAGCAACAAGTACCTGGTGCTCGCCGTCGTGATCGGCCTGATCGTCAACGGGACGAACTTCGCGCTCACCCTGTCGCCGTTCATCGCCTCCGACATCTACGGCAACCCGGGCGCCGCGACCGTCCTGCTGATGGCGTCCGCCCTTCCGATCGTGTTCATCGCCCCGTTCGGCGCGCGGCTGATCCGCCGCTTCGGCAAGATCCCGATCCTGGCGTTCTCCTACATCGTCAGCGCGGTGCTGGCGCTCGCGATGTTCTTCTTCGCCCGCCACGACTTCACGCTCCTGGCGATCCTCTCGGTGCTCCGCGGAGTGGTCACGGCGCCGCAGCTGTTCATCGTGCCGCTGATGTTCTCCGACTCGGTGGAGTACGACACTTACCGTCAGGGCCGCCGGTTCGAGGCGGTCACCTTCGCCGCGCAGACGATGATGACGAAGGCCTCGCAGGCCATCGGCGGCGGGCTCGCCCTGTGGATCATCGGCCTCGCCGGCTACGTGTCCACCACCGGCGCGGCGGTCCACCAGAGCACGGGCGCGCTCGACGCCATGTGGGCGACCTACAACCTGGGCGCGGCGATCGGCTGCGTGCTGGCGGTCGTCATCCTGCTCTGCTTCTACGACCTCACGGAGAAGAAGCTGCAGGTGATGGTCGAGGCCAACCGCAACCGCGAGTCCGTGATCGAGCAGTAAGGGAATGCAGATGAGCTCCACGACCACCCTCCCCACCGTCGTCCCGGCCGTCGCAGCTGTGATCCCGGCCGTCGCCTCGGCGGTCGCCGGCGACGGCACCATCCGCGTCGCCTCCGGCGACCTGATCGCCGGACCGGCCGAGCTCGCGACGGTGCTCCTGCGGTTCGCCGACGACCTCGCGACGGACGCGCGGATCGGGCTGCGCCTCGAGACGGAGGCCGGCCCGCATGTCGACGCCGCCGCCACGATCGTCGTCGGATTCGCCGACCACGATCTCGACGACGTCGCACCCGCCGCAGGCCTCCGCGCCGACGGCGCCGACCCCGCCGACGCGGACGAGCGCTACGGCATCGAGACCGCCGACGGCAGGGTGCGCGTCTGGGCGCGCACCACGGAGGGCGCGCACCGCGCCCTGACCACCTTGCGGCAGCAGCTCGTGGCGCTGTCAGCCGACGGAGCAGCCGACCTCCCGGCCGGTCGCGTCGTCGACGGCCCGCTGTTCGCCTGGCGCGGCCTGTCGCTCGACGTGGGGCGCACCTTCCACGACATCGAGACGATCGAGCGGGTCATCGACATGTGCTCGCTCTACAAGCTCAACGTGCTGCACCTGCACCTCACCGAGGACGCCGGCTGGCGGTTCGAGGTGCCGGGCTGGCCGCTGCTGGCGGAGGTCGGGGGCGCCGGAGCGCTCGGTGGTCGCCCCGGCGGCCACTACAGCCCCGCCGACCTCGCCGCACTCGGACGGTACGCCGCCGACCGGTTCGTGACGCTGGTGCCGGAAGTCGACCTCCCCGGTCACACCCAGGCGGCGTTCCGGTCGTACCCCGAGCTGGCGCCTGCGTCAGCACCCGAAGCGGAGGCCGCGGCTTCCCTCGGTGTCGCGATCGGCACGCTCGACCTCGACCGCGGCCCCACCCGGCGGTTCGTGCAGGATGCCCTCGCCGCCGCCGCGGAACAGTTCCCGGCCAGCGCCTACCTCCACATCGGCGGGGACGAGGCGTTCGGGATGCCGGACGCCGACCACGCGGCCTTCGTGGACTTCGCCGTCGCGACTGTGCGGGAGCTCGGCCGCCGCGCGATCGGTTGGCAGGAAGTGGCCCGGGCGGATGTCGGCCCCGACGAGGTCGTCCAGTACTGGGTCGAGCCCCGCGAGATGGCCGCGATGATGGAGTCTGAGGCGTTCTCCTCGATGATCCCCGCCGAGGTCCTCCCGCTGCTGACCGAGACGATGCGGAAGTCGTTCGACGACATCCCGGCCGCGACCGCCAAGGGCGCCCGCGTGCTCGTGTCGGTCGGGAGGCACCTCTACCTCGACCGCCCGCATCCCGAACCAACCGGCGACGATGCGCAGGAGGCCCTGCGCTCTCGCGTCGGCCTCCCGATGGTCCCGCCGGCGAGCCTCCGCGACGGCGTCGAGTGGGACCCCCTCGAGGTGACGCCCGGCATCGACTCGCTCGAGGCCCTCGCCGGAGTGGAGGCCGCCGTCTGGGGCGAGACCGTCACCGGCCGCGACGACCTCGAGTTCCTGCTCCTCCCCCGCCTCGCGGGCGTCGGAGAGCGCGCCTGGTCCGCCGCCCCGACCGAGTGGGACGAGTACGCAGGCCGTCTGGCCCACGGGCCGCGCGTCTGGGACCGCCGCGGCTGGACCTGGTACCGCCCCGGGTCCATCGACTGGGCCGACTGAGCCCGCCCCTCCTCTCCATCGAACCCGAACCACGCACCAAAGGAACCACCATGTCTGAGACCTTCAGCGCCTCCGTCGCCGTCGAGCGGATGGCCATCGAACTCGCCTCGCAGCCCGTCTGCTGGGCCCGCGCCGCCACCATGACCGATGCCCAGCGCAGTCTTCCCGCCCGCGGCGAGCGCATCGCCGTGATCGGCTGCGGCACCTCCTGGTTCATGGCCCAGTCGTACGCCTGGCTGCGCGAGTCGCGCGGCTTCGGCGAGACCGACGCGTTCGCCGCCTCGGAGTCGTTCGTCGACCGTGGCTACGACGCTGTCGTCGCCCTCACCCGCTCCGGCACGACCACCGAGGTGCTCGAGCTCGCGGACCGGCTCCGCGGGCGCGTCCGGACGATCGGCGTGATCGGCGACCCCGGCTCCCCTCTGGTCGACCTCGTCGATGAGGCGATCACGCTGCCGTTCGCAGACGAGGAGTCCGTCGTCCAGACCCGCTTCGCGACCACGGCGCTGGCGCTGTTCCGCGCCTCCCTCGGCGAAGACCTGGCGCCCGCCATCGCCGACGCCCAGCGGGCGGTCGCCGAGGAGCTCGACCCCGAACTGGTCGCCGCCGAGCAGTACACCTTCCTCGGCCGCGGCTGGAGCGTGGGCCTCGCCCACGAAGCCGCCCTGAAGATGCGGGAGGCCTCCCAGTCCTGGACCGAGTCCTACCCGTCGATGGAGTACCGGCACGGCCCGATCTCGATCGCAGCGCCCGGACGGGTGACCTGGCAGTTCGGCGCCGCCCCCGCGGGCCTGGCCGACGACGTCGCCGTCACAGGCGCGCGCTTCGAGGCGGGGCAGCTCGACCCGATGGCCGAGCTGGTCCGCGCGCAGCGCGTCGCGCTCGCCCGCGCCCGCGCGAAGGGCCTGAACCCGGACCAGCCGCGCAACCTGGCCCGCTCGGTCATCCTGGCCGGGTGATCCCGTGACCTCCGCGAGCACGCCCTCCGTGCCCGGCATCGGCGGCGGCGCGGCCGTCCTGGCGTTCGATGTCGGTGGGACGGACATCAAGGCCGCGATCTTCGACGGTGACGGCGTCGCGCACGGCCTGCGACGCACCGCGACTCCGAGAGCGGGCGCCGACACCCCGATGGCGCTGGCCCAGCGCCTCGCGAGCCTGAGCGCCGAACTGCGCGCGGCAGCGCCCGCGGTCATCCCTGTCGCCGCCGGCGTGCTGGTCCCCGGCATCGTCGACGCCGACCGCGGGATCGCCGTCACCTCGGCCAACCTCGGCTGGCGCAACGCACCCATCAAGAAACTGATGGGCTCGACGCTCGGCATCCCCGTCGGCTTCGACCACGATGTCCATGCAGCGGGCCTGGCCGAGCACCGCCTGGGCGCCGCGCGGGGTTACGACGATGTCGTCGTGCTCGTGATCGGCACCGGCATCTCCGGCTCTCTCGTCCTCGGCGGCCGCGTGCACCGCGCAGGCGGCTTCGCCGGGGAGATCGGCCACTCGCCGGTCGCGGACGGACCGGCCTGCTCCTGCGGAGCATCGGGTTGCCTGGAGGCCGTCGCCTCCGCCGGCGCGATCGTGCGCAGCTACGCCCAGCTCAGCGGCGACGCCGGGGTCCTCGGCGCGAGCGACGTGCTGGACCGGGTGCGGCTCGGCGACCCGCACGCGGTGCAGGTCTGGGAGACCGCGCTGGACGCTCTCGCGCTCTCGCTGACCCAGCTCACAGCGTTCCTCGCGCCGCGGGCGATCGTGATCGGCGGTGGGCTCTCGCGCGCGGGAGCCGATCTGTTCGGCCCGCTGCGCAGCCGCGTGGACGCCCGGCTGAGCTTCCACCACCGGCCCGCGATCGTGCCCGCCCAGCTGCAGGGCAACGCCGGGCTGCTCGGCGCCGGGCTCATCGCCCGCGACAGCCTCCCGGCTCACGCGCGTGCCCACGCCGCACCGCCCTGGAGCCACGGATGATCCTCACCGTCACACCGAACCCCGCCCTCGACCTGACCTGGCACATCGACCGGCTCCGACCGCACACCACGCACCGCGCGGATGCCGCCCTCGCCCGCGCGGGCGGCAAAGGCCTCAACGTCGCGCGGGTCGCCGCCCAGCAGGGCCTAGACGTCGTCGCGGTCACGACCGCGGGCGGCCCGGTCGGCGCGGAGTTCGCCGCCGAACTGGTCGCGAGCGGACTCCCGCACCTCCTCGTCCCGGTGGCGGGCGCCACGCGCCGGACCGCGGCGTTCGTCGACGCGGCCACCGGCGACGCCACGATCGTCAACGAGCGCGGCGTCAACCCGACAGCTGCCGAGTGGGACGCTCTGCTCCGGACGGTCCGCGATGAGCTGCACCGCGTCACCGTGCTCGTCGTCTCCGGCAGCATTCCCGCGGGAGCGCCCTCCACCTTCGTCTCCGCGCTCGTGTGTTTGGCGCGCGAGTACGGCATCCCGAGTGTGGTCGACGTCTCCGGCCCGGGGCTGCTGCGAGCAGCCGACGCCGGCGCCGACGTTCTCAAGCCCAACCGGCAGGAGCTGGCCGAGGCCACCGGGATCGAGGACCCGATCGCCGCATCCCGGTCGTTGCTGCGGCGCGGTGCACGGCTGGTCCTGGCATCTCTCGGCTCCGAGGGGATGCTCGCGGTCACCCCGGACGCCGCCTGGCACGCACGGCTGCCGGAGCGTCTCGCCGGCAACCCTACCGGTGCCGGCGACGCCGCCGTGGCCGCGGTCGCAGCGCACCTGCACCGCGCCAACCGCGACCCGCAGAGCATCCTCCGCACCGCCGTCGCGTGGTCTGCTGCCGCCGTGCTCATGCCGGCCGCGGGCGAGATCTCCCCCCTTCACCCCGACCTCCGGCGACGCGTCGTCGTGGAGGCCGCCGACCGTCAGGATTCCGCATGACCCTCGCCAGCACCGCCGACCTCGTCCACAACGCCGCCCGGATCGGAACGGGCATCGCCGCGTTCAACGTCGTCCACCTGGAGACCGCCGAAGCGCTGGTCGCCGCCTCCGAGTCCTCCGGCCGGCCGATCATCCTCCAGATCTCGCAGAACTGCGCCGACTACCACGGCGGGTTGGAGCCGATCGGGCTCGCCGCCCTCGCCCTCGCGCGGTCGGCCGGCACACCCGTCGCCGTGCACCTCGACCACGCCGAGCGCGAGGACATCGTCGCGGAGGCGATCGACCTCGGCTTCGGCTCGGTCATGTTCGACGGCGGGGCGCTGCCGTACGACGAGAACGTTGAGCTGACCGCTCGGGTGGCCGCACAGGCTCACGCGGCGGGAGTCTTCGTCGAAGGCGAGCTCGGAAGGGTCGGCGGAAAGGACGGCGCTCACGCCCCCGGCGTGCGCACGGACCCGGAAGAGGCCATCGAGTTCGTACGCGCGACCGGTGTGGACGCGCTCGCGGTCGCCGTCGGCTCATCGCACGCGATGACCGACCGCACCGCACGCCTCGACCTCGACCTGATCACCCTGTTGCGCGACGCACTCGACGTGCCCCTCGTCCTCCACGGCTCGTCCGGAGTCCCCGACACCGAACTCCGCGCCGGCATCCGCGCGGGCATGACGAAGATCAACATCTCCACCCACCTCAACGGCGTCTTCACCCGCGCCGTGCACAGCTGGATGGGCGCCCACCCCGAGGTCGTCGACTCGCGACGCTACGTCGGAGAAGGCCGCGACGCGCTCGTCCCGGAGGCCGCGCGCCTGCTCGACCTGATCGGCGCGGCGCAGACGCAAACGTCGCCGATGCTGATGCGCTGATGCGAAGGGGTGATACCGAAGCGTCCGTCCCCCTGCCGTTGAGTCTCCTCGCAAAGGCCAGCCGACCGGATGTCCGGTCGGATGCCCGCGTTCGGGGGATGCAGTTCAGCTCTGCCGGCCCAGCGCCGCGAGGTGCTCGCGGATGCCCCGGAAGTGCGCGTTCAACCGCTCGGCCGTCAGCACTTTGTCGCCGCTGCGGACCGCGTCGAGGATGAGGCGGTGCGCGTGCGCGTTCTCGATGAGGCCGTGCTGTTCGACGCCGGCCTCCTCGTGGATCTGGCGGTAGACGTTCCAGAAGACCTCGAGCAGGTTCGACAGCAGTTCGTTGTGCAGCGGGACATAGAGCAGGCGGTGGAAGTCCTGATCCTCGTCGATGAAGTGCTTCCCCTGCGCGGCGAGCGCCTCCATCGCCTCGACCCTGCTCTCCAGGGCGAGGAGGTCGTGCTCCGTCATGGCGTCGATCGCCAGGCCGATGAGACCGGACTCCAGAGCCTGCCGCACGTCCACCAGCTCCAGCGCTTCGGCGCCACCGTGGCGCAGGGAAAGCCGTCCGCGGAACGCGAGGCTGGCGCCGAGCGACTCGAAGCTGGTCGCCGCGACGAACGTGCCGAAGCCGTGGCGGATCTCCACGACGCCGAGCGCCTGCAGGACCTTGAGCGCCTCGCGCACGGTGTTCCGGCCGACGCCCAGCGCGGAGCACAGCTCGTTCTCGGTCGGCATGGGGTCCCCGACGTCGAGATTCCGGCTGAGGATCAGGTCCATGATGTCGTTCTGGAGGGTGCGCATCCGCTCCTGTGCCCCGAATCGGGCCAGTCTCGTCGCAGTCAGTTCGGTGGTCACCGTTCCCCCTCCAGGTTCGTGTCGTTGTTCAATGTAATGGGTCTGCCGCCGCGGGCCGCGGCATAGCACGCCTCGGTCACCGCGAGGCTCGCGCGCGCGTCGCTCAGGCTGTAGCGCGGCTTGGTCCCGGCGGCGAGCGCGCCGATCAGCTCGTCGAGGAATCGTTCGACGGCGATGACCGAGCTCGGGCCGCCGACGGGTCGCGCCGTCTGTTTGCCGTCTGTTCCGAACACGGAGATCGCCGGCTTGTCGTCGTCGGCGATCGCGTGCCCGTGCGACCCGAGCAGTCTGATGGAGGAGGACACCGGCCCGTGCCCGGGAGCGGCCGCGACACGGCCCACGGTCACCGTCGCGGTGACGCCGTTCTCGAGCAGCAGGGAGACGACCGCGGAGTCCTCGACGCCCGTTCGGCGGTGCGCCTCCTGGAACAGCGTCGCCGTCTCGGCGTACGCTTCGACCACCTCCAGGCCGGTCAGGTACCGGATGTAGTCGACCGGGTAGAGGAGGAAGTTCAGCAGCTCGCCGCCGCCGGAAAGCGCCGGGTCCGTGACGAGCTCCGGCCGCTCCACGGATGTCGAGAAGTGGGCACCCGAAGCGAACCACTCGACGTCGACGTGGAGCGGCAGGCCCAGGTGGCCCGCATCGACCCAGCTGCGCAGCCGTTCGACTGCGGGCGAGCGGAGTCGGTTGACCACGGAGACCGTACGGCCCGAGCGCTTCTGCGCGGCGAGGATGCGGTCGGTCTCCGCGACGGTCACGGCGACCGGCTTGTCCACGAGGACGTCGGCTCCGGCCTCGAGTGCCGCGATCGCCAGTTCAGCGTGACGCGTGGGCTCGCCGCACACCACGACGAGGTCGCATGTACCGGGCGCGAGCAACTCGGCAGCACTGAGGAACGGGAGCCCGTTGCGGTGCGCGGCCTCCCTCGAGTCGGCGAGCATCCAATCCGACGCCGACTCGTCTTCGGCGACACCCACGACCGTGGTCCGCGGATCGGAGAGGAACGTCGGCAGGTAGGACTCGGCATGCCGGACGGCGGAGAGGAACCCGACGCGGATCATGCGGCCACCTCGTCGGGGATATCGACGGGCAGGCCGGTGTCGAGCGAGCGCTGGGCCGCGATGGCCGCGGCGAGCGCAGCCCGCACCTGACCGTTCCGCACGATCGGCTCCGCGCCGCCGACGACATCGACCCAGTGGCCGAGCTGCGCTGCCATCGCGCCCTCGACCGAGGGCAGCGGGACGGCAGCTCCGGCGGAGTGCAGGACGGGGTCGTCATCGGTCGAGTGGGCGACAGTCCCGTCCGTCCCGGCGACGACGATGCGGCGGAACATGTCCCGCGGCTGGGCGAGCGCATAGGAGATCTCGAGGGTGGCGAGTGCGTCGTCCTCGAAGCGGACGATCAGCTGGAACGAGTCGTGGACCGGCATCCCCGACGCGAAGCTCGGGAACGACCGGGCGAACACGCGCACCGGCGCGGCGCCGAGAAGCCAGGTCGCGACATCGAGCAGGTGCGTGCCGTTGTGGACGGGATGTCCTCCCGACTTCGCGCGGTCGAGCTGCCAGCCGCGCCAGCCTCCCGGCCAGACGTAGCCGGTGTACCAGCTGACGTGGGCGAGGCGCGGACGCCCCACCGCGCCGTCGCCGATCGCGGCGGCGAGCGCGGCGACGGCCGGCTGGAACCGCACGGTCTGACCGACCATCAGAGTTGTTCCTGCCCGCTCTGTGGCGCGCACCATGGCGTCGAAGTCGGCCAGGCTCAAGGCCGCAGGCTTCTCGACATGGACGTGCTTCCCCGCCTTGCCCGCCGCGATGGTGAATGGCGCGTGTGCGGGCGTCGCGTTGCAGACGTCGACGGCGACCACGGTCGGATCCGCGAGGATGCGGGGGTAGTCGTCCGTCGCTACGGCGCCGGGCGCGAGCGCGGCGATGCGGCGTGCGCGATCGAGGTCGGACCCGTGCACGTACGCCACCTCCACGCCGGGGAGGGCGGCCAGCGCGCGCACGTGGTCCCCGGCGATCACTCCGGTGCCCGCGACCGCCACGCGCGTCATCGCGCAGCCTCCGCGGCGAGCGTGTTCGCACGGATGGCCACCAGTGCCGCAGTCGCCGGATGCTCGGTCAGGGTCGTGGAGGTGCCGCGTACGGCGGCTGCGACCTCGTCCAGCTCGCACGCGACTGCCGTCCGCATCCAGAGCGGTCCGGGTCCGCCGGTGTTGTAGGACTGCGCGGTCTCGGCGGACTCTCGCAGCGACTCGTCAGAGGCCGGGAGGTCGAACACACCTGTCACCTCGGCGATCAGACCGTCCTCGTAGCGCGTAACGGTTCCTGCCCGGAAGTCGGCCTCGACGCTCGCCTCGGTGCCGGAGATGCGGAACCACCACTCGGCCCGGTGGGCGGAGGTGGACACGCTGTGCCGTCCGAGTGCTCCCGAGGGTGTCCTCAGCTCGGTCACGATGTCGCTGTCCACCATGTGCTCACCATGCGCAAGGGGCGCGCCGGTCATGCTGAGGACTTCGCTCGGCTCGCCGAGCGCCCAGACGACCAGGTCGAGCTCGTGGATCTCGTGCAGCAGCTCCCCGCCGCTGCGGCGCCGGTCGAGCTTCCACCAGTCCCCCGGATCGTCAGGCAGGTGCACGACGCGTCTGCGGGCGCCGGCGGCCTCGATGATCTCGCCGAGGTCACCGCGGCGCGCCTGGGCGACCATCCGCCGCACACCGGGGAAGGACCGCATGACGTGGCCGACGATCAGCCGGCCGCGGGCTCCGCGCGCGGCGGCGAGGATGGAGCCGACCGAGTCCTCGTCGATGCCGAGCGGCTTCTCGACGAAGACGTGCTTGCCGGCGAGCAGTGCGGCGACCGCCGGCTCGGCGTGCAAGTGGTTGGGGGTGGCGACGACGACCAGGTCGACGGTGTCGTCGTCGACGAGCTCGGTGAAGCTCACGTACGCCCGCGCACTGTGGGCCTCGGCGAGGCGCTGGGAGGCGTCCGCTACGGGGTCGGCCACCGCGACGACGTCGAAGGAGTCGTGGCCGGCGCAGGCGCTGGCGATCATTGTTCCGAAGAAGCCGGCACCGACGACCCCGACCCGGATGGGGCTGCTCACGCGGCGCCTCCGATCGCCGCTTCTTCCACCGCTCCGACCGGGTGGTAGCAGCGGGCGGTGTGCAGCGGGACGGTCTGGAACCGCGTCAGCGGAGGCATCTCGGTCGCGCACTGCGCCGTCGCTTTCCAGCAGCGGGTGCGGAACGGGCATCCCGACGGCGGATGCACCGCCGACGGGACCGGCCCCTCCAACGTGATCGGCTCGACGTCCTCGACCAGGCTCGGCGTCGCGGACAGCAGCGCCTCCGTGTACGGGTGCCGCACCTCGCCGGGCACCGCCGCCGCAGGAGCGACCTCCACGATGCGGCCGAGATACATGGTGACGATCCGGTCGCTCATCCTGCGCACGGTCTGGATATCGTGCGAGATGAAGATCATGGCGAGATCGAATTCCGCCTTGAGCTCCAGCAGCAGATTGAGGATCTGCGCGCGGACGGAGACGTCGAGAGCGCTGGTCGGCTCGTCCGCGACCAGCACCGAGGGTTGGAGAGCGAGCGCCCGGGCGATGGCGACGCGCTGTCGCTGGCCTCCGGAGAGCTGAGCGGGAAGGGCGTCGGCCGCGCTGGAGGGGAGGCCGACGAGGTCCATCAGCTCCGCGACCCGCGCAGTGCGCTGCTTCGCGTCGCCGATGCCGTGAACGGTCAGCGGATCGCGCAGGATGCTCCTGACCGGCATACGGCGGTTGAGCGCGGTGGACGGGTCCTGGAACACCATGCCGACGTTCCGGCCGAACTTCGTGCGCCGGGCCGACGTGGACATCGTCCAGAGCGACTCGCCGTGGAAGAGCACCTCGCCGGAGGTCGGCTGCTGCAGCCCCACGATCGCCTTGGCCAGTGTGGATTTGCCGCAGCCGGACTCCCCCACGATCCCGACCGTCTCGCCCGCGCTCACAGCGAGGTCGGCGCCGGTCAGCGCGTAGACGGTGTCCTTGGCGAAGAGCTTCTCGCCGTTGATGCGGTGCTGCACGTGCACGTCGCGCAGTTCGAGGATCGGCTCACTCATGCCGGCACCTCCTTTCGTTCGAGCTGTCCGACCTCCCGGGCCGGATGGTGGCACGCCACCTCGTGGACGAGCACTGGCCCCTCGAGCTGAGGGTCCTCGCGCCGGCAGATCGCCGTCGCGGCCGGGCACCTGTCCGAGAACCGGCAGCCGGCGGGGAATGCGGCCGGCGACGGCACGACACCCTTGATCTGCGTCAGCTCGGCGTCGCCCGACTCCAGCGAGAGAACGGCCGAGAGCAGACCGCGCGTGTAGTGGTGGGCCGGCGCCCCCACGACCTCGTGGATCTCACCGGTCTCGGCGACCTGGCCGCCGTACATGACGACGACGCGGTCCACGATGTCTGAGACGAGGGCGAGGTCGTGCGAAACGAGGATGAGCGCGAAGCCCAGCTCTTCCTTCAGCCGGAGCAGGAGCTTCATCACCTGCGCCTGGACCGTCACATCGAGTGCCGTGGTGGGCTCGTCGGCCACGATCAGCTGGGGATCGCGGGAGAGCGCCATCGCGATGAGCACGCGCTGCCGCTGGCCGCCGGAGAGCTCGTGCGGGTAGGCCTTCAGAGTGCGGCCCGGGTCCAGGTTGACCAGCTCCAGCAGCTCCGCGGGCGTCCGGTGGCCGCCGCGGCGGGTCAGTTGGGTGAGCTGCTGTTTTATGGTCATCGCCGGGTTGAGCGAGCTGAGGGCGTCCTGGTAGATCATCGACATCCCGCGACCCATGAGCGCCCGGCGGTCGCGCGGCTTCATGCCGATGAGCTCCCGGCCGTCGAAGCGGATGCTTCCGCCGACCAGGGCGCCGCGCGGCTCCAGCCCCATGACCGCCAGGCTGGTGAGCGACTTGCCACAGCCGGACTCTCCGATCAGACCGAGGACCTCGCCGGGCCGCACGTCGAAGGAGACGCCGTCGACGACGTTCACTCCGTTGTGCCGGTCGGCGAACGAGATCGTGAGCCCGTCGACCGAGAGCACGGGGGCGATGTCGGGGATGGGTCTGACCCGGCGGCGGATCCGCTCCCCCGCCTGTCGCAGGCCGGTGATCTCGGCCACGGCGTGCTCGCCGCGGTCGACGTCCTCCGCCTCCGCCGTCACGGCCTGTGCGGCGGCCTTCGACGCCTTCGCCGACGGGGCGGCGATCGCGTCGGTGAGTCCCTCCGCGAGGATGTTCAGGCACAGGACGGTTGCGAAGATCACGAGGCCGGGGAAGAGCGTCGCCCACCAGCCTCCGGTCAGCAGCAGGTTCTTGCCGTCCGCGATGACGCTTCCCCACGAGGGGTTCGGCGGCTGGACGCCGGCGCCGATGAACGACAACGACGCCTCGAAGACGATGGCGTCGGCAACCATCACGGTGGAGAACACGAGGATGGGCGCGGCGATGTTGACCGCGACGTGCCGGGTTACGAGGAAGAAGCGCTTGGCGCCGATGATGCGCTCCGCCGCGATGTAGTCCTCGCCGTACTGCGACTGGACGTTGGCGCGCACGATCCGGGCGATGGACGGCATGTAGAGGAAGCCGATGGCCAGGATGAGGACGAAGACGTCCCGGCCGAAGACCGCGACCAGGACGGCGGCCAGGGCGATGCCGGGGAACGCCATGATGACGTCCAGTACGCGCATGATCGTCTCGTCGACGCCGCGGCGGCTTGTCGCCGCGAAGGCTCCGACGACCGCGCCGGCGATGAGGGCGAGGGCCGTCGCGCCGAGGCCGATCGCGAGTGACCAGCGACCGCCGTAGAGGAGTCGGCTGAAGATGTCGCGGCCCTGGCTGTCGAGCCCGAAGATGTGCGCGGCGCTCGGCGCCTTGTCGGCGGCGACGGACTGCATGTTCGGGTCGTACGGAGTGAGCAGCGGTGCGAGGATCACGGCCAGCACGATCACGGCCAGCACCGCGATGGCGAT is a window from the Leifsonia shinshuensis genome containing:
- a CDS encoding class II fructose-bisphosphate aldolase, giving the protein MTLASTADLVHNAARIGTGIAAFNVVHLETAEALVAASESSGRPIILQISQNCADYHGGLEPIGLAALALARSAGTPVAVHLDHAEREDIVAEAIDLGFGSVMFDGGALPYDENVELTARVAAQAHAAGVFVEGELGRVGGKDGAHAPGVRTDPEEAIEFVRATGVDALAVAVGSSHAMTDRTARLDLDLITLLRDALDVPLVLHGSSGVPDTELRAGIRAGMTKINISTHLNGVFTRAVHSWMGAHPEVVDSRRYVGEGRDALVPEAARLLDLIGAAQTQTSPMLMR
- a CDS encoding FadR/GntR family transcriptional regulator, which gives rise to MTTELTATRLARFGAQERMRTLQNDIMDLILSRNLDVGDPMPTENELCSALGVGRNTVREALKVLQALGVVEIRHGFGTFVAATSFESLGASLAFRGRLSLRHGGAEALELVDVRQALESGLIGLAIDAMTEHDLLALESRVEAMEALAAQGKHFIDEDQDFHRLLYVPLHNELLSNLLEVFWNVYRQIHEEAGVEQHGLIENAHAHRLILDAVRSGDKVLTAERLNAHFRGIREHLAALGRQS
- a CDS encoding Gfo/Idh/MocA family protein: MIRVGFLSAVRHAESYLPTFLSDPRTTVVGVAEDESASDWMLADSREAAHRNGLPFLSAAELLAPGTCDLVVVCGEPTRHAELAIAALEAGADVLVDKPVAVTVAETDRILAAQKRSGRTVSVVNRLRSPAVERLRSWVDAGHLGLPLHVDVEWFASGAHFSTSVERPELVTDPALSGGGELLNFLLYPVDYIRYLTGLEVVEAYAETATLFQEAHRRTGVEDSAVVSLLLENGVTATVTVGRVAAAPGHGPVSSSIRLLGSHGHAIADDDKPAISVFGTDGKQTARPVGGPSSVIAVERFLDELIGALAAGTKPRYSLSDARASLAVTEACYAAARGGRPITLNNDTNLEGER
- a CDS encoding Gfo/Idh/MocA family protein is translated as MTRVAVAGTGVIAGDHVRALAALPGVEVAYVHGSDLDRARRIAALAPGAVATDDYPRILADPTVVAVDVCNATPAHAPFTIAAGKAGKHVHVEKPAALSLADFDAMVRATERAGTTLMVGQTVRFQPAVAALAAAIGDGAVGRPRLAHVSWYTGYVWPGGWRGWQLDRAKSGGHPVHNGTHLLDVATWLLGAAPVRVFARSFPSFASGMPVHDSFQLIVRFEDDALATLEISYALAQPRDMFRRIVVAGTDGTVAHSTDDDPVLHSAGAAVPLPSVEGAMAAQLGHWVDVVGGAEPIVRNGQVRAALAAAIAAQRSLDTGLPVDIPDEVAA
- a CDS encoding Gfo/Idh/MocA family protein yields the protein MSSPIRVGVVGAGFFGTMIASACAGHDSFDVVAVADPVADASQRLAEAHSARAYVSFTELVDDDTVDLVVVATPNHLHAEPAVAALLAGKHVFVEKPLGIDEDSVGSILAAARGARGRLIVGHVMRSFPGVRRMVAQARRGDLGEIIEAAGARRRVVHLPDDPGDWWKLDRRRSGGELLHEIHELDLVVWALGEPSEVLSMTGAPLAHGEHMVDSDIVTELRTPSGALGRHSVSTSAHRAEWWFRISGTEASVEADFRAGTVTRYEDGLIAEVTGVFDLPASDESLRESAETAQSYNTGGPGPLWMRTAVACELDEVAAAVRGTSTTLTEHPATAALVAIRANTLAAEAAR
- a CDS encoding ABC transporter ATP-binding protein; its protein translation is MSEPILELRDVHVQHRINGEKLFAKDTVYALTGADLAVSAGETVGIVGESGCGKSTLAKAIVGLQQPTSGEVLFHGESLWTMSTSARRTKFGRNVGMVFQDPSTALNRRMPVRSILRDPLTVHGIGDAKQRTARVAELMDLVGLPSSAADALPAQLSGGQRQRVAIARALALQPSVLVADEPTSALDVSVRAQILNLLLELKAEFDLAMIFISHDIQTVRRMSDRIVTMYLGRIVEVAPAAAVPGEVRHPYTEALLSATPSLVEDVEPITLEGPVPSAVHPPSGCPFRTRCWKATAQCATEMPPLTRFQTVPLHTARCYHPVGAVEEAAIGGAA